Proteins from one Gimesia maris genomic window:
- a CDS encoding SirB1 family protein produces MDISKLFQFKQDQEFSKLLLHDKQVDLTIAALELARDDQPELQFEQVKIWIRQRACELSGKVALANDDETLIRCFVDCLAKQHGLAGNTVCYHQPEGSYLNHVIETKQGLPIALSLIYMAVGNELGIEIQGVAAPMQFLVRYESQSGPLFIDPYSSGKIYNEKECIIHLAELGDFSRDVLLRLLKPATHREIIVRMLMNLKRIHEEREDFPKAWNVQRRLCALNPLSNAHRKDLAALSFKTKKLGLAADLLTGCLKSCPESEQLDIKLMLQKVHAELAQWN; encoded by the coding sequence ATGGACATTTCAAAACTATTCCAGTTTAAACAGGACCAGGAATTTTCCAAGCTCCTGCTGCATGACAAACAGGTTGACCTGACAATCGCTGCACTGGAACTGGCACGCGACGATCAGCCTGAACTGCAGTTTGAACAGGTCAAGATCTGGATCCGCCAGAGAGCCTGTGAACTCTCCGGGAAGGTGGCGCTGGCCAATGACGATGAGACCTTGATCAGATGCTTCGTTGACTGTCTGGCCAAACAGCATGGACTGGCGGGAAATACGGTCTGTTACCATCAGCCGGAAGGCAGCTATCTGAATCATGTGATCGAAACAAAACAGGGGCTGCCCATTGCGCTCTCCCTGATTTATATGGCCGTCGGCAATGAACTGGGGATCGAGATCCAGGGAGTCGCAGCCCCTATGCAGTTTCTGGTGCGTTACGAATCACAGTCGGGCCCGTTATTCATCGATCCCTACTCCAGTGGAAAAATCTATAACGAAAAAGAGTGTATCATTCACCTCGCGGAGTTAGGCGACTTTTCCCGCGATGTTCTGCTGCGACTGTTAAAGCCGGCCACACATCGGGAAATTATTGTCCGCATGCTGATGAACCTGAAACGGATTCACGAAGAGCGCGAAGATTTTCCCAAAGCCTGGAATGTGCAACGCCGGCTGTGTGCCTTGAATCCACTTTCCAATGCACACCGCAAGGATCTGGCGGCCCTCAGTTTTAAAACGAAAAAGCTGGGACTGGCAGCCGACCTGCTGACTGGTTGCCTGAAAAGCTGTCCCGAATCCGAGCAGTTGGATATCAAGCTGATGCTGCAGAAGGTGCACGCCGAACTGGCTCAGTGGAACTGA
- the tyrS gene encoding tyrosine--tRNA ligase, whose product MQFLPVEEQLAILRRGVEKIVPEQELAEKLKWSRETGTPLRVKYGIDPTGIDLHLGHTVPMRKMRQFQELGHQAVIIIGNYTALVGDPSGRDETRARLTAEQVEANAVDYLNQVGKVIDLENAEVVRNGDWFSKMNFAAILELCSKVTVAQLLTRDDFSKRYREEAAIYLHECLYPIMQAWDSVEIKADIELGGTEQLYSFMLARDLQKDQGLRQQVSVMSPILVGTDGVRRMGKSLGNYIGISESPYEMMKKFMQLSDDSMQMFYELLTDFPLDEVQTILAGHPKEAKVKLAKTIIAEYHDTAAAEESADRWQREIGSGGLPEDIPVAKISRSELNEDGTLPAANLLKQLGLCASTSDARRSIQQGGAKMGEEKVKIETHDQAIAVESGMLLWVGKKRFCQVELLD is encoded by the coding sequence ATGCAATTTTTGCCTGTAGAAGAGCAGTTGGCTATCCTCCGACGTGGTGTGGAAAAGATCGTTCCCGAACAGGAACTGGCCGAAAAATTAAAATGGAGCCGCGAGACGGGCACGCCGTTGCGTGTGAAATATGGAATCGACCCCACAGGGATTGACCTCCATCTGGGACATACAGTTCCCATGCGAAAAATGCGTCAGTTTCAGGAACTGGGACATCAGGCGGTCATCATCATCGGCAATTACACTGCCCTGGTCGGCGATCCCAGTGGTCGCGATGAGACCCGCGCCCGCCTGACTGCAGAACAGGTCGAAGCCAATGCCGTCGATTACCTGAATCAGGTTGGGAAAGTCATCGATCTGGAGAATGCGGAAGTCGTACGCAACGGCGACTGGTTCAGTAAAATGAACTTCGCGGCGATCCTTGAACTCTGCAGTAAAGTTACCGTCGCACAATTGCTGACCCGCGATGATTTCTCAAAACGATACCGTGAAGAAGCCGCCATATATCTCCACGAGTGCCTGTACCCGATTATGCAGGCCTGGGATTCCGTCGAGATCAAAGCTGACATCGAACTGGGGGGCACAGAACAGCTCTACTCCTTCATGCTGGCCCGCGATCTGCAGAAAGACCAGGGACTGCGACAGCAGGTGAGTGTCATGTCACCCATTCTGGTGGGAACAGACGGCGTGCGCCGCATGGGCAAAAGCCTGGGCAATTATATCGGCATCAGTGAATCGCCATACGAGATGATGAAAAAATTCATGCAGCTTTCTGATGACAGCATGCAGATGTTTTATGAACTGCTGACCGACTTTCCGCTGGATGAAGTGCAGACGATTCTGGCCGGCCACCCCAAAGAAGCCAAAGTCAAACTGGCAAAAACGATTATTGCTGAATACCACGATACTGCCGCCGCTGAGGAATCGGCCGATCGCTGGCAGCGGGAAATTGGTTCTGGCGGTCTGCCTGAGGATATTCCCGTTGCAAAGATTTCCCGATCCGAATTGAATGAAGACGGCACCTTACCGGCTGCAAATTTACTGAAGCAACTGGGTCTGTGTGCTTCCACCAGCGATGCCCGGCGTTCGATTCAGCAGGGAGGCGCGAAAATGGGGGAAGAAAAAGTGAAGATTGAAACCCATGATCAGGCGATTGCGGTGGAATCAGGCATGTTACTCTGGGTTGGCAAGAAACGGTTCTGCCAGGTGGAACTGCTGGATTGA
- the mreD gene encoding rod shape-determining protein MreD, protein MKLLSLLLLGYVCLITQISVIPELSPDGYRPNLIVLVTGLALFWLRDARVMLCALLAGLVCEAFDSAIPGTGVFLLTTLVWLAYRVQIHFQLRSLFSRFVLLACLSFLFDSLFQVLNRMEAGAELFSELSIIVQQSAGNGLATAVLGLLILIGLKLIPVDLRTPPAASAGYSSQYSR, encoded by the coding sequence ATGAAACTACTCAGCCTGCTGTTACTGGGATATGTCTGTCTGATTACTCAGATCAGTGTGATTCCTGAACTGAGCCCCGACGGCTATCGTCCGAACCTGATCGTTCTGGTAACAGGTCTGGCATTATTCTGGCTCCGCGATGCGCGTGTCATGCTTTGTGCACTGCTGGCGGGACTGGTCTGCGAAGCATTCGATTCCGCGATTCCGGGTACCGGCGTTTTTCTGCTGACCACGCTGGTCTGGCTCGCTTATCGGGTACAGATCCACTTTCAACTTCGTTCCCTCTTCAGTCGGTTTGTGCTGCTGGCCTGCCTGTCATTTTTATTCGACAGTCTGTTCCAGGTTTTGAACCGCATGGAGGCAGGGGCAGAACTGTTCTCTGAACTGTCAATCATCGTGCAGCAGTCAGCAGGAAACGGTCTGGCAACCGCCGTGTTGGGACTGTTGATACTGATCGGTTTAAAACTGATTCCCGTCGATCTTCGAACACCGCCCGCTGCTTCAGCCGGGTATTCCTCGCAGTATTCCCGCTGA
- a CDS encoding rod shape-determining protein — protein MLHRLRQWLCPDLAIDLGTANTIVAIQGEGIALDEPSVVALHKGSRKILGKGTAVGKLAKQMLGRTPDSIIAVRPLKEGVITDFELCEAMLRYFIHKARHHSRGLRPRVVIAVPGSITPVEKRAVFNSAERAGAGRVYLIEESKAAGIGAGLPISEPMASMVCDIGGGTTEVAIMSMGDTVVSNSVRIGGDRCDEAIVEYMKQHYSLRIGVQTAEDLKLELGSAYPLEQELTGEVKGLDIISSIPRKAIVTSEELRDALHGPLESVLNCCKQTIEQCKPELVADLADNGLVLTGGGALLRGLAYYMSEQLGIPVRVDEDPLRTVARGTAICLEHLSQWRHAFDNGDGDF, from the coding sequence ATGCTGCACCGTTTACGTCAATGGCTCTGTCCTGATCTGGCGATCGATCTGGGAACGGCTAATACCATAGTCGCGATCCAGGGCGAGGGCATTGCGCTGGACGAACCTTCGGTCGTAGCGTTGCATAAAGGCAGCCGCAAGATTCTGGGCAAAGGAACCGCCGTCGGCAAACTGGCCAAGCAGATGCTGGGCCGCACCCCCGACAGTATCATTGCCGTCCGCCCACTCAAAGAAGGTGTGATCACCGATTTCGAACTGTGTGAGGCGATGCTCCGCTATTTCATCCATAAGGCCCGCCATCATTCGCGCGGCCTGCGACCCCGGGTGGTGATCGCCGTTCCGGGTAGTATCACACCGGTCGAGAAACGGGCCGTGTTCAACAGTGCCGAGCGCGCCGGCGCCGGTCGGGTTTATCTGATTGAAGAATCCAAGGCGGCGGGCATCGGTGCCGGACTGCCGATTTCTGAACCGATGGCGAGCATGGTCTGCGACATTGGCGGGGGCACTACGGAAGTCGCCATCATGAGCATGGGCGATACCGTCGTCAGTAATTCGGTTCGCATCGGCGGCGATCGTTGTGACGAAGCCATTGTCGAATATATGAAACAACATTACTCGCTGCGGATTGGCGTACAGACAGCAGAAGACCTGAAGCTGGAACTGGGCAGCGCCTATCCCCTCGAACAGGAGCTGACCGGCGAAGTCAAAGGCCTGGATATCATCAGCAGTATTCCCCGCAAAGCGATCGTCACCAGTGAAGAACTCCGCGATGCCTTACATGGGCCGCTGGAATCCGTCCTAAACTGCTGCAAGCAGACCATCGAACAGTGTAAGCCGGAACTGGTGGCGGATCTGGCCGATAATGGGCTGGTCCTCACGGGCGGCGGCGCGTTACTCCGTGGCCTGGCGTATTACATGAGCGAACAACTGGGGATTCCCGTCCGCGTGGACGAGGACCCGCTCCGCACCGTCGCGCGGGGCACCGCGATCTGCCTGGAACATCTCAGCCAGTGGCGACATGCCTTTGATAACGGCGATGGCGATTTTTAA
- a CDS encoding Gfo/Idh/MocA family protein, with protein MATGFGIVGCGMISNFHAKALEEIRGAKLVACFDRFAASADKFAEANGCTAYHDLDEMLADPEVDVVTICTPSGAHMDPAVAAAKAGKHVVVEKPLEITLKRCDAIIDACKKNKVQLATIMPSRFGAANQELKKAIDKGRFGKLTLGDTYVKWWRTQEYYDSGGWRGTWEMDGGGAYMNQAIHNVDLLFWFMGDVADVNGMTGTLAHKRIEVEDTGVATIRFKNGALGVIEATTSVFPGLLKKTEISGTKGTVIIEQDDVLHWEFEKENARDEKIRTELAKKSGNTGGASDPSAISYAGHMEQLKDFIKSIKTGKKPFVDGNDGRKSVEIILAIYQSSWTGKQVSLPLKRDPRIPKAK; from the coding sequence ATGGCAACAGGTTTTGGAATTGTCGGCTGTGGCATGATTTCGAATTTTCATGCAAAGGCACTGGAAGAAATTCGCGGTGCCAAGCTGGTCGCCTGCTTTGATCGATTTGCAGCATCAGCAGATAAATTTGCAGAAGCGAATGGTTGCACGGCCTATCATGATTTGGATGAAATGCTGGCAGATCCCGAAGTGGATGTGGTCACCATCTGCACCCCCAGCGGGGCACACATGGACCCCGCGGTCGCCGCTGCCAAAGCAGGCAAACATGTCGTGGTGGAAAAACCGCTGGAAATCACACTCAAACGCTGTGATGCAATTATCGACGCCTGCAAAAAAAATAAAGTCCAGCTGGCAACCATCATGCCTTCCCGTTTTGGTGCCGCCAATCAGGAACTGAAAAAAGCGATCGATAAAGGCCGCTTCGGCAAGCTGACCTTAGGCGACACTTATGTCAAATGGTGGCGGACACAAGAGTACTACGATTCCGGCGGATGGCGTGGTACCTGGGAAATGGATGGCGGCGGTGCCTACATGAACCAGGCGATTCATAACGTCGACCTGCTGTTCTGGTTCATGGGTGATGTTGCTGACGTGAATGGCATGACCGGTACCCTGGCTCACAAGCGGATCGAAGTCGAAGATACCGGCGTCGCCACAATTCGGTTCAAGAACGGTGCCCTGGGTGTGATCGAAGCGACCACCAGCGTCTTCCCCGGCCTGCTCAAGAAAACCGAAATCTCCGGTACCAAAGGGACCGTGATTATCGAGCAGGACGATGTACTGCACTGGGAGTTCGAAAAAGAGAACGCCCGCGATGAAAAAATTCGCACCGAACTGGCAAAGAAGAGCGGCAACACCGGTGGTGCCAGCGATCCTTCTGCCATCTCCTATGCAGGACACATGGAACAGTTGAAAGACTTCATCAAGTCGATCAAAACCGGCAAGAAGCCGTTTGTCGATGGAAATGACGGTCGCAAGAGTGTAGAAATCATTCTGGCGATCTATCAGTCTTCCTGGACCGGAAAACAGGTATCACTGCCTCTGAAACGTGATCCCCGGATTCCAAAAGCAAAATAA
- a CDS encoding tetratricopeptide repeat protein, giving the protein MDEVQVQLKAALAHHQAGELDQAATIYQHVLDTNARQWEARYYLGTLQLQRGDLDQSIRTFLQVVQLQPELPDVHNNLGVAYHAAGKWQEAGQSFEQAIRLNPHYERAYFNLGSLFESRGVFSEAVKCYQKAHDLSPGNLDTHQKLADALKSAGEWARAEDIYRELLVAKPGDFDLSMKLAYVLVLQRQYQEAIMLYESMLKISPDHYQILVSLSYVYEAVGNIDAAIEAAERSIQVAPTQPEGYNNLGNAFKLKHDLENASENFRKAISLRPDFAMAEFNLATTRMLQGNLQDGWRGYERRTDIAASPQQQYPGPQWQGEPLTGKSICLWCEQGFGDTLLFLRFAIELKKRGAARVLVLCQPELAALLKQVPEIDQILKAGDPQPECDYQCALLSVPFYLETSLETIPAAVPFLQPPADRQQYWASLLSDLPGAKVGLNWCGNPDFPKNELRSIPLESFLPLGKREDIQLISLQQVSGLEQIEALQNEWNLWQPGPEYQADTGDFSETAALIQNLDLVITADTAVAHLAGSLGVPVWILLSRLPEWRWLLERKDSPWYPTARLFRQSVLGDWEPVIQAVQTELEQTLRSN; this is encoded by the coding sequence ATGGATGAGGTTCAGGTACAACTGAAAGCAGCATTAGCCCATCACCAGGCGGGAGAACTGGATCAGGCGGCCACTATCTATCAGCATGTACTGGATACGAATGCACGTCAATGGGAGGCCCGCTATTATCTGGGAACTCTGCAACTGCAGCGCGGGGACCTGGATCAGAGTATTCGCACTTTTCTCCAGGTGGTGCAACTGCAGCCGGAACTCCCCGATGTGCATAACAATCTGGGCGTTGCCTACCATGCCGCGGGGAAGTGGCAGGAGGCAGGTCAGTCCTTCGAACAGGCCATCCGCCTGAATCCCCATTATGAGCGTGCTTATTTTAATCTGGGATCATTGTTTGAGAGCCGTGGCGTTTTCAGTGAAGCAGTGAAGTGTTATCAGAAGGCGCATGATTTAAGTCCCGGCAATCTGGACACTCACCAGAAACTGGCAGACGCACTGAAGTCAGCCGGCGAATGGGCGCGGGCGGAAGACATCTACCGGGAACTGCTGGTGGCAAAACCGGGTGACTTTGATCTGTCGATGAAACTGGCTTACGTCCTGGTACTGCAACGTCAGTATCAGGAAGCGATCATGCTGTATGAGTCGATGTTGAAAATAAGTCCCGACCACTACCAGATTCTGGTCAGCCTGAGTTATGTGTATGAAGCAGTCGGGAACATTGACGCCGCGATTGAGGCGGCAGAGCGTTCGATTCAAGTTGCTCCGACACAGCCAGAGGGGTATAACAACCTGGGGAATGCATTCAAACTGAAACATGATCTGGAAAACGCCAGCGAGAATTTCAGAAAAGCAATCAGCCTGCGTCCTGATTTTGCAATGGCGGAATTCAACCTGGCGACAACCCGTATGCTGCAGGGAAACCTGCAGGATGGCTGGCGCGGTTACGAACGCCGCACGGACATTGCCGCGAGTCCGCAGCAGCAGTATCCCGGTCCGCAGTGGCAGGGGGAACCGTTAACGGGGAAATCCATCTGCCTGTGGTGTGAACAGGGCTTTGGCGATACACTGTTGTTTCTTCGATTTGCGATCGAACTGAAAAAACGGGGCGCCGCACGTGTGCTGGTTCTGTGCCAGCCAGAATTGGCTGCATTGCTCAAACAGGTTCCGGAAATCGATCAGATTCTGAAGGCAGGAGACCCGCAACCGGAGTGTGATTATCAGTGTGCCCTGTTGAGCGTGCCCTTCTACCTGGAAACCAGCCTGGAGACAATTCCTGCAGCGGTTCCGTTTCTCCAGCCGCCCGCAGACAGGCAGCAGTACTGGGCCAGCTTACTTTCCGATTTACCGGGAGCCAAAGTCGGACTGAACTGGTGTGGAAATCCTGACTTTCCGAAAAATGAACTCCGTTCGATTCCCTTAGAGTCGTTCCTGCCGCTGGGAAAAAGAGAGGACATTCAGTTGATCAGCCTGCAGCAGGTGAGCGGACTGGAACAGATCGAAGCCCTGCAGAACGAATGGAATCTCTGGCAACCGGGACCCGAATACCAGGCGGACACAGGAGATTTTTCGGAGACCGCCGCCTTGATCCAAAATCTGGACCTGGTGATTACCGCAGATACGGCGGTGGCTCATCTGGCAGGCTCACTGGGCGTGCCGGTCTGGATTCTGCTTTCGCGGCTTCCCGAATGGCGCTGGCTGCTGGAACGCAAAGACAGCCCCTGGTATCCGACGGCGCGGTTGTTTCGACAGTCAGTGCTGGGGGACTGGGAACCTGTCATCCAGGCGGTTCAGACCGAGCTGGAGCAGACGCTGCGTTCGAACTAA
- a CDS encoding TlpA disulfide reductase family protein, protein MRFWRYLIVLMSLVFVSSVIAAEEQNKATEEFKPFLTVKLVDEAGKPVVGAQTGMVVTVNGYDPNQGANWTFGHFELKSDSEGLIRFRDPDQYRGMVYARHAGRGLVAVKRTDLIEDKQSPLVLTMYPECHVTWQIKSSQLKRIGKETGAIRGISGSENMYCQWCQDTGSTLHFFLPPGEFSLVGHSSQINPVEKTIVIKAGQTEYDAGTADASAKKWILLEGKPAPEIVDIQEWKNGPVKLSQLRGKVVILEFWGWWCGPCVLSGIPELFKLREEYSQDELAIVGIHTPYGEDDEVDSVKELDARLEKVQKEVWKGKQLDFPVALIRFQKLPYTPEGEPIANAKMNVEYGINSFPSTIVIDRQGNIFGNLKLWKQSDRDKLKQLINAK, encoded by the coding sequence ATGCGATTCTGGCGGTATTTGATTGTGCTGATGTCTCTGGTCTTTGTTTCATCTGTGATTGCTGCAGAGGAGCAGAACAAAGCGACGGAGGAGTTCAAACCGTTTCTGACAGTGAAACTCGTAGATGAAGCAGGCAAGCCAGTGGTCGGGGCGCAGACTGGCATGGTGGTCACGGTCAATGGGTATGATCCTAATCAGGGGGCGAACTGGACTTTCGGTCATTTTGAGCTCAAGTCTGACTCGGAAGGGCTCATTCGGTTTCGCGATCCAGATCAATATCGCGGCATGGTCTATGCGCGTCACGCGGGGCGCGGCCTGGTCGCTGTGAAACGGACGGATTTGATAGAAGACAAGCAGTCGCCGCTGGTGTTGACGATGTATCCCGAATGTCATGTCACCTGGCAGATCAAAAGCAGCCAACTCAAGCGGATCGGAAAAGAAACGGGTGCCATACGCGGCATCAGCGGTTCGGAAAACATGTATTGCCAGTGGTGTCAGGATACAGGTTCAACGCTTCATTTTTTCCTGCCGCCGGGAGAGTTTTCTCTTGTGGGACACTCAAGCCAGATTAATCCGGTTGAAAAAACAATCGTCATCAAAGCGGGGCAAACAGAATATGATGCAGGAACAGCAGATGCCTCCGCTAAAAAATGGATTCTGCTGGAGGGTAAGCCTGCCCCCGAAATTGTCGATATTCAGGAATGGAAAAACGGACCTGTTAAACTGTCACAACTCAGGGGGAAAGTGGTTATTCTCGAATTCTGGGGCTGGTGGTGTGGCCCCTGTGTTCTCTCGGGAATTCCGGAACTGTTTAAACTGCGGGAAGAATATTCGCAGGATGAACTTGCGATCGTCGGCATTCACACACCTTACGGGGAAGATGATGAAGTGGATTCCGTGAAAGAACTGGATGCAAGGCTGGAGAAAGTTCAAAAAGAGGTCTGGAAAGGAAAGCAGCTTGACTTCCCGGTAGCCCTCATCCGTTTTCAAAAATTGCCTTACACTCCTGAAGGCGAGCCGATTGCGAACGCAAAAATGAATGTCGAATATGGGATCAACAGTTTCCCGAGTACTATTGTGATTGACCGCCAGGGGAACATCTTCGGCAATCTGAAACTGTGGAAGCAGTCTGATCGAGACAAATTGAAACAGTTAATCAATGCGAAGTAA
- a CDS encoding rod shape-determining protein MreC produces the protein MKRETRFSEIKLVLLTLLVSGCLYAMPVVYSSRLYHLIRDAARPGLILVQQIKAWESTVAKPESPDPRTEQLERQLNESEQANRRLELQTLQVSEELQRLKQTGVPNYQTHSSDRLLVPDLLEAQILGESAISLLREGQFLNQGQEQGVFESSFVLESDYPLIDQGIAQGIKAGYALYAGQAVIGKIDEVGSWTSSLIPITSVKYRGSARIARRTEQGLQLGTDGILVGLGEGKCELLQIPPTESIQVGQDVYTGEVDRELPLSMQSTLGQPMYYGRVVEAELPRGAPYWKIIVEPAVKLSEVKQVSVLRQIINPRRMLAN, from the coding sequence ATGAAACGCGAAACGCGGTTTTCGGAAATCAAACTGGTTCTGCTGACACTGCTGGTTTCAGGCTGCCTGTACGCCATGCCGGTTGTTTATTCGAGCCGACTGTATCATCTGATTCGCGATGCAGCCCGGCCCGGATTGATACTGGTTCAACAGATCAAAGCCTGGGAATCCACTGTGGCAAAACCGGAGTCGCCCGATCCACGCACGGAGCAGCTCGAACGTCAGTTGAACGAAAGTGAACAGGCAAACCGCCGACTCGAACTGCAGACGCTGCAGGTCTCCGAAGAGTTACAGCGTCTCAAACAGACAGGCGTTCCCAATTATCAGACACACTCCAGCGACCGCCTGCTGGTTCCGGATCTGCTCGAAGCACAGATTCTGGGCGAGTCAGCAATCTCACTGTTGCGGGAAGGACAGTTTCTTAACCAGGGACAAGAGCAGGGAGTGTTCGAATCGTCATTCGTGCTGGAATCTGATTACCCGCTGATCGATCAGGGGATCGCGCAGGGGATCAAAGCCGGGTATGCCTTGTATGCAGGGCAGGCCGTGATCGGAAAAATTGACGAAGTCGGCAGCTGGACCAGCAGTCTGATTCCCATCACATCGGTCAAATATCGCGGCTCCGCACGCATTGCCCGACGCACAGAGCAGGGCTTGCAACTGGGCACCGATGGAATCCTGGTGGGGCTGGGGGAAGGCAAATGCGAACTGCTGCAGATTCCGCCTACCGAATCAATCCAGGTCGGCCAGGATGTCTACACGGGAGAAGTTGATCGCGAGCTCCCTTTAAGCATGCAGTCCACACTGGGGCAACCCATGTATTACGGTCGGGTCGTTGAAGCAGAACTGCCTCGCGGTGCGCCGTACTGGAAAATCATTGTGGAGCCGGCTGTGAAACTTTCGGAAGTCAAACAGGTCAGTGTGCTGCGACAGATTATCAATCCGCGACGGATGCTGGCAAATTGA
- a CDS encoding CPBP family intramembrane glutamic endopeptidase: protein MDDWDEEEEFEETTAPEQQSFILGGSLISIGIIVIAFGVGWGLGVSPLTNLNWNWTDLLIGVLAALPLYLFFFLTSRLPIKGFQQIQQFLLEELGPRVEHGKVWELFILCIFIGLGEEMLFRGVLQSWATQYGVIVAIIFTNILFGILHSITRLYVIVATLMGVYMSLLLILFTPQNLLIPVTTHTVYDFMCFMYVMHAYRQQKEAEQPYESE from the coding sequence ATGGACGATTGGGATGAAGAAGAAGAATTTGAAGAGACGACTGCGCCGGAACAGCAATCATTCATTCTGGGTGGCTCTCTGATTTCCATCGGCATCATTGTGATTGCCTTCGGCGTCGGCTGGGGACTGGGTGTCAGCCCGCTTACCAACCTGAACTGGAACTGGACGGATCTCCTGATTGGCGTACTGGCTGCGCTGCCTTTGTATCTGTTTTTTTTCTTAACGTCCCGTCTGCCCATCAAGGGATTTCAACAGATCCAGCAGTTCCTGCTTGAGGAACTGGGTCCCCGCGTGGAACACGGTAAAGTGTGGGAACTGTTCATCCTCTGCATCTTTATCGGCCTGGGGGAAGAAATGCTGTTTCGCGGCGTGCTGCAATCCTGGGCAACGCAATACGGCGTGATTGTCGCCATCATCTTCACCAACATTCTGTTTGGCATATTACATTCGATCACGCGGCTGTACGTCATCGTGGCGACGCTGATGGGCGTTTACATGAGCCTGCTGTTGATTCTGTTCACGCCACAAAACCTGCTGATCCCGGTCACCACACATACCGTGTATGACTTCATGTGCTTTATGTACGTCATGCACGCGTATCGCCAGCAGAAAGAGGCTGAGCAGCCATACGAATCAGAGTAA